In Dysgonomonadaceae bacterium zrk40, one genomic interval encodes:
- the mtaB gene encoding tRNA (N(6)-L-threonylcarbamoyladenosine(37)-C(2))-methylthiotransferase MtaB has translation MIDQTVFQNKRAAYYTLGCKLNFAETSAIGRQLLDAGVTRARRGQQADICVINTCSVTELADKKGRQAIRKAIQENPSAFVVVTGCYAQLKPEEIAQIEGVDLVLGAEQKLDVVKYLDDLHKKEKGEVVTSKTHRIRSFVPSVSADDRTRYFLKVQDGCDYFCSFCTIPFARGRSRNGSIADLVKQAEQVVQEGGKEIVLTGVNIGDFGRTTKEPFIDLLHALDKVEGIERFRISSIEPNLLTDEIITFVAGSRRFAPHFHMPLQAGSDAVLQLMKRKYDTALFRHKVEMIKRILPDAFIGVDVIVGVRGETDDYYEESKRFIESLDMSQLHVFTYSERPGTQALQIDYAVDPRKKHARSKMLLDISDEKLHRFYASQQGTPRKVLFEHTKRGGKMHGFTENYVKLYVDYDPLLVNRITEVTVGAYNDEEMAMEAIF, from the coding sequence ATGATCGATCAAACAGTTTTTCAAAATAAGAGAGCAGCATATTACACGCTCGGGTGTAAGCTTAATTTTGCCGAAACATCGGCCATCGGACGGCAGCTGCTGGATGCGGGTGTAACCCGTGCACGCAGGGGCCAGCAGGCAGATATCTGTGTGATTAACACCTGTTCAGTAACCGAGTTGGCCGATAAAAAGGGACGACAAGCCATTCGAAAGGCTATTCAGGAGAATCCATCTGCATTTGTGGTGGTTACAGGTTGTTATGCACAGCTCAAACCGGAGGAGATCGCTCAGATTGAAGGGGTCGACCTGGTGTTGGGTGCGGAGCAAAAGCTCGATGTGGTGAAGTATCTCGATGATTTGCACAAAAAGGAAAAAGGGGAGGTTGTCACCTCCAAGACACACCGCATTCGTTCTTTCGTGCCGTCGGTCTCCGCCGATGACCGCACGCGTTATTTCCTGAAGGTGCAGGATGGGTGTGACTACTTCTGCTCCTTTTGTACCATTCCCTTTGCCAGGGGGCGCAGCCGCAACGGCTCCATCGCCGATCTGGTGAAGCAGGCTGAACAGGTGGTTCAGGAGGGTGGCAAGGAGATTGTGCTCACCGGTGTCAACATTGGTGATTTCGGGCGTACCACCAAGGAACCCTTTATTGATTTGCTGCATGCGCTGGACAAGGTGGAAGGGATCGAGCGGTTTCGTATCTCCTCCATCGAACCCAATCTGCTTACCGATGAGATTATCACCTTTGTGGCTGGCTCCCGCCGTTTTGCGCCTCATTTCCACATGCCGTTGCAGGCCGGATCAGATGCCGTGTTGCAATTGATGAAACGCAAATATGACACAGCGCTCTTTCGCCACAAGGTGGAGATGATTAAACGCATACTGCCCGATGCTTTTATTGGAGTAGACGTGATTGTAGGTGTGAGGGGTGAAACAGATGACTACTATGAGGAGAGCAAAAGGTTTATCGAGTCGCTCGACATGTCGCAGCTACACGTCTTCACCTACTCCGAGCGTCCCGGTACGCAGGCGCTGCAGATCGATTATGCAGTAGATCCCAGGAAAAAGCACGCACGCAGCAAGATGCTGCTGGATATCTCAGATGAGAAGTTGCATCGTTTTTATGCTTCCCAGCAGGGAACACCGAGAAAAGTGCTTTTTGAACATACGAAAAGGGGGGGCAAGATGCATGGCTTCACCGAGAATTATGTGAAGTTGTATGTTGATTATGATCCGTTGCTTGTAAACCGTATTACTGAGGTCACTGTTGGTGCATACAACGATGAGGAGATGGCCATGGAAGCGATTTTCTGA
- a CDS encoding glycosyltransferase encodes MNKTSVIILNWNGKKLLQQFLPSVAAHTTGEDCRLIVADNGSSDDSVAFLQAEFPHVELICFDHNHGFAEGYNRAIEQVDSEYVILLNSDVETTEGWVQPLVSYLDAHQGVAAVQPTIRSFHQKSHFEYAGAAGGYIDRYGYPFCRGRILETVEPDRGQYRDEIPVFWASGASLCIRRSDYLNAGGLDGLFFAHMEEIDLCWRLNARGRGVVSVPSSVVYHVGAASLSKENPRKLYLNFRNNLLMLYKNLPRKRLIPTFFVRFIFDFMAAVHLLIQGKFRSSISVVKAYRDFLTMRFSYSHKRRENMRLTTNINLPGTYRSSILMAYYLRNKRTYGSLFSKK; translated from the coding sequence ATGAATAAAACATCGGTCATCATACTCAACTGGAACGGTAAGAAGCTGCTGCAGCAGTTCCTGCCCTCTGTCGCTGCTCATACAACAGGGGAGGATTGCCGTCTGATCGTGGCCGACAATGGATCTTCCGATGATTCAGTGGCGTTCCTTCAGGCAGAATTCCCCCATGTTGAATTGATATGCTTTGATCACAACCATGGCTTCGCCGAAGGGTACAACAGGGCGATAGAACAGGTCGACTCCGAATATGTGATCCTGCTGAACTCAGATGTGGAAACAACAGAAGGCTGGGTCCAACCTTTGGTGTCCTATCTCGATGCCCATCAGGGTGTCGCAGCCGTTCAGCCGACGATACGTTCGTTTCATCAGAAAAGTCACTTCGAGTATGCCGGTGCCGCAGGTGGTTATATCGATCGTTACGGTTATCCTTTTTGCAGGGGACGAATTCTGGAGACTGTTGAACCTGACCGGGGTCAGTATAGGGATGAAATCCCTGTTTTTTGGGCCTCGGGTGCCTCTCTTTGCATCAGGAGAAGTGATTATTTAAATGCCGGAGGACTCGATGGTCTCTTCTTTGCGCACATGGAGGAGATCGACCTCTGCTGGCGACTCAATGCTCGGGGCAGGGGGGTGGTCTCTGTACCCTCTTCCGTGGTTTACCATGTTGGAGCTGCTTCGCTCAGCAAGGAGAACCCGCGAAAGTTGTACCTTAATTTCCGCAACAACCTGCTGATGCTTTACAAGAATCTGCCCCGCAAGAGATTGATCCCCACATTTTTTGTCCGGTTCATCTTCGATTTCATGGCTGCTGTTCATCTGCTGATACAGGGAAAGTTTCGGAGCAGCATCTCTGTCGTGAAAGCTTATCGTGATTTCCTGACAATGAGATTTTCCTACAGCCATAAACGGAGGGAAAACATGCGCCTGACCACCAATATAAACCTACCGGGAACCTACCGGAGCAGCATCCTGATGGCATATTACCTCCGCA
- a CDS encoding lysophospholipid acyltransferase family protein, producing MEEQKENIGVRLLVAIASFLALLPFPLLYFLSDLLFQVVYHLARYRRKMVRKNLCNAFPEKSEREIIILEKAYYRHLCDYFVETVKTLQLSEEEMKERMHFENPELLNRLMKDGSSCLVCLGHYGNWEWVPSIRLHLMPGVEAGLVYKQLHSLPFDQLFRQIRGRFGSLPIEKRSVLRTLVRKKNEGQTIVVGFLSDQRPPRVSDKYWTTFLNQDTPLQTGMEKIAKGLSMSVVYLDIEKRKRGFYTGRFVTLTEDASLEVKDSITEAYVRLLEKTVLRAPAFYLWSHNLWKFRKDE from the coding sequence ATGGAGGAGCAAAAGGAAAATATCGGTGTCCGGTTGTTGGTAGCAATAGCAAGTTTTCTTGCTCTGCTTCCTTTTCCGCTGCTCTATTTTTTATCTGATCTGCTCTTTCAGGTCGTCTATCATCTGGCAAGATATCGACGGAAAATGGTGCGAAAGAACCTCTGCAATGCATTTCCGGAGAAAAGCGAGCGAGAGATCATCATCCTGGAGAAAGCTTATTATCGTCATCTCTGCGACTATTTTGTGGAGACAGTGAAAACCCTTCAACTGTCGGAAGAGGAGATGAAGGAGCGAATGCACTTCGAAAACCCGGAGCTGCTGAACAGACTGATGAAGGATGGTTCTTCCTGTCTGGTATGCCTTGGGCACTATGGCAACTGGGAGTGGGTGCCCTCCATTCGGCTGCATCTCATGCCTGGGGTGGAAGCGGGGCTGGTCTACAAGCAATTGCATTCTTTACCCTTCGATCAACTGTTTCGTCAGATCAGGGGACGATTCGGTTCCTTGCCCATTGAGAAGAGGAGTGTTTTACGCACGCTGGTACGTAAAAAGAACGAGGGGCAGACAATCGTGGTGGGATTCCTTTCCGATCAGCGCCCTCCCCGCGTCTCAGACAAGTACTGGACGACCTTCCTGAACCAGGATACACCGTTGCAGACCGGGATGGAAAAGATTGCAAAAGGCCTCTCCATGTCGGTGGTATACCTTGACATTGAAAAGAGGAAACGTGGTTTTTACACCGGACGGTTTGTGACGCTTACGGAGGATGCCTCTCTCGAAGTGAAAGATTCCATCACGGAAGCATATGTGCGGTTGCTCGAGAAGACGGTACTTCGTGCACCGGCGTTCTATCTCTGGTCACATAATTTGTGGAAGTTCAGAAAAGATGAATAA